The Nostoc sp. 'Lobaria pulmonaria (5183) cyanobiont' DNA window CCTGTTTGGCGGTGTTGATATCCTCAATTTCCTGAATTAAGATTGTGAACTCATCTCCGCCAAAACGGGCAACTATGTTTTCGCCTCGCAGAACTGACTTTAGCCGATGAGAAATTGCAATCAAAAGTTGATTTCCTAGTAGATGTCCCAGGCTGTCATTAACAACTTTAAAGCGGTCTAGGTCTAAGAAAAGTACGGCAAATAAATAATTATTTTGCTGTTTAGCCTGTTCTATTGCCTGCTGCACCCGCTCCAGAAATAATCGTTGATTAGGTAATCCAGTTAGTCCATCGTGAAGACTGTTGTGCAGTAATTGTTCTTGTGCTTCTTGACGTTTAACAAATAGGTTTTTTGCTTGTTTGCGTGCTTCATCAATAGCAATAATTTGTGGTAAGGTTGTCCAGCAAGCGATCGCAACCCCTGTAAAAGAAAGCGTCACTAATAAAATTGCTAGGAAAGAATTTTGAGGATTATTAGAATGTCTATCTAAAAAATCGCGAAGAACCCAACTGATTGTGGCAGTAATACAAATTAATGATACTAAAACAATCACTTGTAATACTACAAAATCTGGATTATTTCTACTAGACTTAGTATCGTAACGCTGTGTCCACCAATTTGGGTATAATGGCGCAAATCTTAACCGACGTAGCACTAAATCTCCAATCGTCAAAATAATGGGTAATAATAATCCCACTAAGAAATATCTCCAATTGCAAGCTAAACCTCCCACTATTAGAACTACTGCTTCTAACAAGAAAAAACCAAGTGACCACCAAGGCCATAACACGTATGGTTTGCCCCGACACACCCATAATCCCAGATGTATCCCCATAATGGACATGAGATAACAGGTGCCTGCTACTGTGACAAGTTGAGATACATTTCCCAAATTGAGACAAAGTAAACTCAGTAGAAAGGTAACTAAAATAGCAGGGCCAAGGACACCTTGACGGGAAAATAATGCAAATATAGGAGAAAGCTGTCTGTCTAAGGCAAGCTGGTATAATATCCGAGGAGAGTTAGAAACTGCTGTAGCAGAACTTAGAAGGCAAGATATAGTAATCAGAAGTGTTACTAGAAAAGAGGCAGATTCACCCCAAAAAGGCTTAGAAGCCGCTAGTAGATTTAAGAAAACATTATCACGTGTTGTAGGATTTTGAGTAGAACACATTAATACCCAAGAACCACCTAGAAACACCGGAGGAATTAACCAAGCAGCTACGGTTAAAAACTTTAAAGTTTTATCTGGGTGGCGACTATCAGCAACAAAAGAAGAAGTGGTTTCACAAGCATAAATTGAATAACTAGCTAGAAAAAAGCACCTTGCCCATTCTTGGAAGCTCACGCTATGTGTACTAGTTAGGAGAAAATTAAAATTAGCAGATGAGAAGGCTAACCATAATACGCCTTGAATACAAAACAATAACAGTAAGAAAATCGCTGGGAATACAAAAAATAAATGCAGGAGTGCCAAAGCACGGGTGCCACTGAACGCTAAAATAAATGGAATCGCTGTAAATAAGACTTTTAAGAAAGTTTCTGGACAAGAAATACCTAATGTTTGAAAATTGGCTTTAATTAAGTCAGTGAGAATAATCGCATACAGTGCTGGTGCTGCTGCCCAGCTAAAAAAGTATCCTAATGCTAGGTAACGGCCTAAGCCAGGAAAGTTCTTTAATAGCCTTGTGGTATAGTTTGGTGTTCCTCCAGCGACATCTGACCAATGCCTACCTAGACTTTGTACCTGCAAGTTAAGCAAAAAGGAAATAATCGTGCCAAAAAACCAAACTAAGATAGCTTTCGGCCCTAACGCTGCATGAATGATAGGGGCAGTACCAATCCATCCAACATGACCAGTTAACCCGAAGCCCCAAGTTTCAAGATAACTCAGAGTCCGTGGTAGGCGCATTAGCAAGTGCTGATTGTTCTGTGCCCGCGCAGAATCGTTACTAACCATTGTTTCTTAGTGAGATTTACTGACCTTTTCACTCAATAGCTGAATCTCACCAATTATAGCTTCCGTATAACTGCTGAACTTTAAGAAAAGATGACTTATTTGTTACTAAATTGTGGATTTCGGATTTTAGATTGACCTCATGCCTAAAGAGTTTTCTTGAATAGAGAATTTTAATTGGGGATTTGAGATTTATTCCATGTAGCTTGTTTCTCGCCGAGTAAGTATAAATTCTCTTTCTTCAGACCTTTGTAAAAATTGAAAGGTTCAGATTTGCGACCTATTTAATAGACATAGAAATTTCCATAAATAAATTATTCATTGCTTGAAACCCTTGTAAAGACGTAGGAATACTACGTCTTTACGTTCATATCTCTAATTTAATAAATCAGAAATCATGTTGTTCATCAATGATTAACTAGAGCTATAGCTTTTGCAACAACTCCTGAGTTAATTGCAAGAAAGCCTTTGAACCTGCTGATTGGGAAGCAATTAAAACAGCTGGCACAAAACTATCAACAGCCTTAGCAACGTTGACATCAACTGGTATTTGTACCTTACAAATTTTTTCGACACCAAAATCTTCTACAACGCGGTGCATTACTTGTTTATAATATCTGCCAGTGAGCAGGTTAGCGCTGGACATACTAAATACAATTCCTAGCATTTTTATATCTATCTTGGTTTCATGTCCGTGACTATCTTTTAATTGGGCAATCCGCCTTTCTAGGAGTTGAATACCCACTACAGATAAAGGTTCTGGTTTCGCAGGAAGTATGTAGAAATCACTGGCAGCTAAAGCGCTACGAGTTAATAGATTATAGCCAGGGGCGCAATCGAGAAGGATAAAATCATATTCTTGACGTACTGGCTTTAAGATGTTATTAATTAAGACCCTTTCAAAGCGATTCCAAATCGTTTCAAAGTCCTGTTCGCCCAAAGCAGTTGCTTGCTGATGCAGCATTTCTGAAACAACAAATTCATCATATAAATCAATATCTCCTGGTAATAAATCTAGTCCGGGAAGATTACAAACCTGGGATTGAATGATATCCTGAATTGTAAGTTTTGCTTGTGGGTTTGGATTGATAACTTCGTCTATCAGATACCTAAATGTCTTACTTTGTTTACGAAGTTTGGCAAAATCTAAAGGCGACATCAAACTGAGTGTGGCGCTAATTTGGCTATCTAAATCAAGGACAAGCACCCGCTTGCCATGATTTTTAGCTAAACAAGTAGCTAAGTTGACGGTGAGGGTGGTTTTACCAACACCACCTTTCATATTGGCAGTAGCAATTACATATCCCATTGATTGAGTCCTCTATTGACGCATTCCCATGTACTGGTCTGTCAAGAAATAATTGAGGGGTGCAGATTGTTTGTAGTTAGCGTTAAAGCACAAACTACGAACCGATCAAATCAAACTTGACAGACTACTAGGTAGCGTACACTTCTGCTGATATTTTAAATCTTCCATTAAATTTAATATTTTCGGACATTCAAAAGAGTGATTTCAGCGATGTTTACTCGATTGAGGCAGCAAAATGTAGTTGGGTGTTTACCTGGAATAGGTCTACCAGCCTCCTATACCGCATAATGCATCTTTTTGCTAATAATCTTTGGCTTAATGCCGTAACAGCGATCGCTCTTATCAAAGCAATTATAGAGGTATTGACAAATACAGTAGCCCTAAATCAAT harbors:
- a CDS encoding ParA family protein; this translates as MGYVIATANMKGGVGKTTLTVNLATCLAKNHGKRVLVLDLDSQISATLSLMSPLDFAKLRKQSKTFRYLIDEVINPNPQAKLTIQDIIQSQVCNLPGLDLLPGDIDLYDEFVVSEMLHQQATALGEQDFETIWNRFERVLINNILKPVRQEYDFILLDCAPGYNLLTRSALAASDFYILPAKPEPLSVVGIQLLERRIAQLKDSHGHETKIDIKMLGIVFSMSSANLLTGRYYKQVMHRVVEDFGVEKICKVQIPVDVNVAKAVDSFVPAVLIASQSAGSKAFLQLTQELLQKL
- a CDS encoding EAL domain-containing protein, with product MVSNDSARAQNNQHLLMRLPRTLSYLETWGFGLTGHVGWIGTAPIIHAALGPKAILVWFFGTIISFLLNLQVQSLGRHWSDVAGGTPNYTTRLLKNFPGLGRYLALGYFFSWAAAPALYAIILTDLIKANFQTLGISCPETFLKVLFTAIPFILAFSGTRALALLHLFFVFPAIFLLLLFCIQGVLWLAFSSANFNFLLTSTHSVSFQEWARCFFLASYSIYACETTSSFVADSRHPDKTLKFLTVAAWLIPPVFLGGSWVLMCSTQNPTTRDNVFLNLLAASKPFWGESASFLVTLLITISCLLSSATAVSNSPRILYQLALDRQLSPIFALFSRQGVLGPAILVTFLLSLLCLNLGNVSQLVTVAGTCYLMSIMGIHLGLWVCRGKPYVLWPWWSLGFFLLEAVVLIVGGLACNWRYFLVGLLLPIILTIGDLVLRRLRFAPLYPNWWTQRYDTKSSRNNPDFVVLQVIVLVSLICITATISWVLRDFLDRHSNNPQNSFLAILLVTLSFTGVAIACWTTLPQIIAIDEARKQAKNLFVKRQEAQEQLLHNSLHDGLTGLPNQRLFLERVQQAIEQAKQQNNYLFAVLFLDLDRFKVVNDSLGHLLGNQLLIAISHRLKSVLRGENIVARFGGDEFTILIQEIEDINTAKQVAERIKKVLALPFQLNEHRVFTNVSIGIALSGADYEQAAQILRDADVAMYSAKSHGKGRYEVFDPKMHERADLLLELETALRNALLKQEEFRLNYQPIVSLTTGKIIGFEALIRWYHPERGLISPQDFIPLAEETGMIVSIGRWVLYEACYQMHKWHKQFPSSQHLTISVNFSGKQITQPDVFKQVKHILQQTELEPCYLKLEITETLLIDNFELATTVLSQLTALNVEMHMDDFGTGYSSLSYLHRLPIKTIKIDRSFVTRLDSREENLEIIQAIVTLGHNLNMSVTAEGIETVDQLAQLKALECDYGQGYFFLPPMERAEVEILLAANLCGKNFLKR